From one Magnolia sinica isolate HGM2019 chromosome 18, MsV1, whole genome shotgun sequence genomic stretch:
- the LOC131233950 gene encoding probable pectinesterase 68, whose protein sequence is MGHLKASILFYFSFILLVHKQVPPFIATASILNSTTTKHHHKWVGPIGCRVITVDSHGFGDFLYVQAAIESVAENNRENVIIQINAGCYLEKVVIPPTKPYITFQGAGRDVTVIEWHDRASDRGPNGQQLRTYNTASVTVFANYFTARNISFKNTAPAPMPGVEGSQAAAFRISGDKAYFSGCGFYGAQDTLCDDAGRHYFKECYIEGSIDFIFGNGRSMYKDCELHSIATTFGSIAAQDRRSPYQKTGFAFLHCRVTGTGPLYVGRAMGQYSRIVYSYTYFDDVVAPGGWDDWDHTSNKNKTVFFGVYKCEGPGAAAVRGVSWARELDFETAHPFLAKSFVNGRHWIAPSDA, encoded by the exons atgggccatctCAAGGCCTCCATCTTATTCTACTTCTCCTTCATTCTTCTAGTACATAAGCAAGTACCACCATTCATTGCAACTGCCAGTATCCTCAATTCAACCACAACCAAGCATCATCACAAGTGGGTCGGGCCCATTGGCTGCCGTGTAATCACTGTCGACAGCCACGGCTTCGGTGACTTCCTATACGTCCAAGCAGCCATTGAATCAGTCGCAGAGAACAACAGAGAAAATGTCATTATTCAGATCAACGCCGGATGTTACTT AGAGAAGGTTGTGATTCCTCCGACGAAGCCGTACATTACATTCCAGGGGGCCGGGAGGGATGTGACGGTGATCGAGTGGCATGACCGGGCCAGCGATCGTGGGCCAAACGGACAACAGCTACGCACTTATAACACGGCTTCTGTTACTGTTTTTGCTAATTATTTCACCGCTAGAAATATTAGTTTCAAG AACACAGCTCCAGCACCGATGCCCGGCGTGGAAGGATCACAAGCAGCTGCATTCCGTATCTCCGGCGACAAGGCCTACTTCTCCGGCTGCGGCTTCTACGGTGCTCAGGACACTCTCTGCGACGACGCTGGACGCCATTACTTCAAGGAGTGCTACATTGAAGGGTCTATAGACTTCATATTCGGCAACGGAAGGTCCATGTACAAA GATTGCGAGCTACACTCGATCGCGACGACGTTCGGTTCCATCGCGGCGCAGGATAGGAGATCTCCTTACCAGAAGACGGGCTTCGCTTTCTTGCACTGTAGGGTGACGGGGACAGGCCCGCTCTACGTGGGGCGAGCGATGGGCCAGTACTCAAGGATCGTCTACTCTTACACGTACTTTGATGACGTGGTGGCCCCTGGTGGATGGGATGACTGGGACCACACCAGCAACAAGAATAA GACGGTGTTTTTCGGGGTATACAAGTGTGAGGGCCCAGGAGCTGCTGCGGTGCGGGGCGTGTCATGGGCCAGAGAGCTCGACTTTGAGACTGCACATCCATTCCTAGCCAAGAGTTTCGTCAATGGACGGCATTGGATTGCACCATCAGATGCTTGA